In one window of Gemmatimonadota bacterium DNA:
- a CDS encoding NADH-quinone oxidoreductase subunit C: protein MSAVSPSVAALRARFGGRVLRHAVSCGDTIVYIAPGAVHEVLAWLKDDPDQRFDYLTDVTAVDYRDQERPLEVVWQLRSLARKADLRVKTELDKRQPLAVASVLDLWKGADWLEREVFDMFGVTFEGHPDLRRILMWETYAEGYPLRKDFPLRGHFSRAEQTRQALTANPEAHYSLEELSIAAAYGDLPVDMQERLARGDRGSVK, encoded by the coding sequence GTGAGCGCGGTCTCCCCCTCCGTGGCGGCGTTGCGCGCCCGGTTCGGCGGCCGGGTGCTGCGGCACGCCGTGTCGTGCGGCGACACGATCGTCTACATCGCCCCCGGCGCGGTCCACGAGGTGCTGGCCTGGCTCAAGGACGACCCGGACCAGCGGTTCGACTACCTCACCGACGTGACCGCGGTCGACTACCGCGATCAGGAGCGCCCGCTCGAGGTGGTGTGGCAGCTCCGCTCCCTGGCGCGCAAGGCCGACCTGCGGGTCAAGACGGAGCTCGACAAGCGCCAGCCGCTCGCGGTGGCCTCGGTCCTCGACCTGTGGAAGGGCGCCGACTGGCTGGAGCGCGAGGTATTCGACATGTTCGGCGTCACTTTCGAGGGCCACCCCGACCTGCGGCGGATCCTCATGTGGGAGACCTACGCGGAGGGCTATCCCCTGCGGAAGGACTTCCCGCTCCGCGGCCACTTCAGCCGGGCCGAGCAGACCCGGCAGGCGCTCACCGCCAACCCCGAGGCGCACTACTCGCTCGAGGAGCTGTCGATCGCGGCGGCCTACGGTGACCTGCCGGTGGACATGCAGGAGCGCCTGGCGCGCGGCGATCGGGGGTCGGTCAAGTGA
- the nuoD gene encoding NADH dehydrogenase (quinone) subunit D: MLINIGPQHPATHGVLRLVIELDGETVIRVVPHIGYLHSGFEKLAEYRHYNQIIPLTDRTDYLSPMANNVCLALAAEKLMGITITERCQVLRVVACEISRIISHLVWLGTTGIDLGAFTPFLWCFYQRERLYNLQEAWTGARLTTSMTRVGGLMADIPDGFEAGLRDFCRTFPRTLAEVDAMFTRNAIWCGRTQGVGVIDGPDAINYSLSGPMLRASGVDYDVRKDRPYLGYETYDFDVPIGEHGDIYDRYRVRLEEMHQSVRILEQALDRLERLRGAPINIDDPRLILPPKHRTMSDMEAMIFHFKQVMEGVKAPVGEAYLGVENPKGELGYYFVSDGTAKPVRWRVRPPSFINLACLPKLCEGVLLSDVIAINASIDIVMGEIDR; this comes from the coding sequence ATGCTCATCAACATCGGTCCCCAGCACCCGGCCACCCACGGGGTGCTGCGGCTGGTGATCGAGCTCGACGGCGAAACCGTGATCCGGGTGGTGCCGCACATCGGCTACCTCCATTCCGGGTTCGAGAAGCTGGCCGAGTACCGGCACTACAACCAGATCATCCCGCTGACCGACCGCACCGATTACCTGAGCCCGATGGCGAACAACGTCTGCCTCGCGCTCGCGGCCGAGAAGCTGATGGGGATCACCATCACCGAGCGCTGCCAGGTGCTGCGGGTGGTGGCCTGCGAGATCAGCCGCATCATCTCCCACCTGGTGTGGCTCGGCACCACCGGCATCGACCTCGGGGCGTTCACCCCCTTCCTCTGGTGCTTCTACCAGCGGGAGCGGCTGTACAACCTGCAGGAGGCGTGGACCGGGGCGCGGCTGACCACCAGCATGACCCGGGTGGGCGGCCTCATGGCCGACATCCCCGACGGCTTCGAGGCGGGGCTGCGTGACTTCTGCCGCACCTTCCCGCGGACCCTGGCGGAGGTCGACGCGATGTTCACCCGCAACGCCATCTGGTGCGGGCGCACCCAGGGCGTGGGGGTCATCGACGGGCCGGACGCGATCAATTATTCGCTCTCGGGCCCCATGCTGCGCGCCAGCGGGGTGGACTACGACGTCCGCAAGGACCGGCCCTACCTGGGCTACGAGACCTACGACTTCGACGTCCCGATCGGCGAGCACGGCGACATCTACGATCGCTACCGGGTGCGGCTCGAGGAGATGCACCAGTCCGTCCGGATCCTCGAGCAGGCGCTCGACCGGCTGGAGCGGCTCCGCGGTGCCCCGATCAACATCGACGACCCGCGCCTCATCCTCCCGCCCAAGCACCGGACGATGAGTGACATGGAAGCGATGATCTTCCACTTCAAGCAGGTGATGGAAGGCGTCAAGGCGCCGGTGGGGGAGGCCTACCTCGGGGTGGAGAACCCCAAGGGCGAGCTGGGCTACTACTTCGTCTCCGACGGCACCGCGAAGCCGGTGCGCTGGCGGGTCCGGCCCCCCAGCTTCATCAACCTGGCCTGCCTCCCCAAGCTGTGCGAAGGCGTGCTCCTGTCGGACGTCATCGCCATCAACGCCTCGATCGACATCGTCATGGGAGAGATTGACCGATGA
- a CDS encoding FHA domain-containing protein: MSPCPFRGYLVAMGIMERLSGAFGPRVAERPLELVRGPKRWPLVRRPLAIGRAPESDIVIPGEQVSRLHAWIVPAAEGAFVVDQSRLGTLVNGERIVAPRPLTPGDEIQIGEIRYQVALASAPVAGAAPPGGAGRVAQWLRRYGPSEVLGTVASVGAAVGVQEFTGSLAAAAYAGALTETVVFYGVMFLRESVREAHQAGIRGRPFGSADLLPVARSLLLEFGAAESLDLLLVRPACMALGLQMIGGNLGGLVGKLAADLVFYGPVLAIYEWRLARTRARDGQDHRRRTTAVGLARIEDPGE; this comes from the coding sequence GTGTCCCCCTGTCCATTCCGGGGCTACCTTGTCGCCATGGGGATCATGGAACGTCTCTCCGGGGCCTTCGGGCCGCGCGTGGCCGAACGGCCGCTCGAGCTGGTGCGGGGGCCCAAGCGCTGGCCGCTGGTGCGCCGGCCGCTCGCCATCGGTCGCGCCCCGGAGTCCGATATCGTGATCCCGGGAGAGCAGGTTTCCCGGCTGCATGCCTGGATCGTCCCCGCCGCGGAGGGCGCCTTCGTGGTGGACCAGAGCCGGCTCGGCACCCTGGTCAACGGCGAGCGGATCGTGGCCCCCCGTCCCCTCACCCCCGGGGATGAGATCCAGATCGGCGAGATCCGCTACCAGGTGGCCCTCGCCAGCGCCCCGGTGGCGGGCGCGGCGCCGCCGGGTGGCGCCGGCCGGGTGGCCCAGTGGCTGCGGCGGTACGGCCCCTCCGAGGTGCTCGGCACCGTGGCGTCGGTCGGGGCGGCGGTCGGGGTACAGGAGTTCACCGGCAGTCTCGCCGCGGCGGCCTACGCCGGCGCCCTGACGGAGACCGTCGTGTTCTATGGGGTCATGTTCCTGCGGGAGAGCGTCCGCGAGGCGCACCAGGCGGGGATCCGGGGCCGTCCGTTCGGGTCGGCTGACCTGCTCCCGGTGGCGCGGAGCCTCCTGCTCGAGTTCGGGGCGGCGGAGAGCCTGGACCTGCTCCTGGTGCGCCCGGCGTGCATGGCCCTCGGGCTCCAGATGATCGGCGGCAACCTGGGCGGCCTCGTGGGCAAGCTGGCGGCCGACCTGGTGTTCTACGGCCCGGTGCTCGCCATCTACGAATGGCGGCTGGCGCGGACCCGGGCGCGGGACGGGCAGGACCACCGGCGGCGGACCACGGCGGTCGGCCTGGCCCGCATCGAGGACCCCGGGGAGTAG
- a CDS encoding succinate dehydrogenase/fumarate reductase iron-sulfur subunit, whose amino-acid sequence MNLTLFVWRQASGTAAGQLVRYEAPDVSPDMSFLEMLDVVNERLTGKGEQPIAFDHDCREGICGSCGLMINGVAHGPMKGTATCQLHMRSFKDGDTIYVEPWRARAFPVLKDLVVDRSAFDRIVAAGGFVGVSTGSAPDGNAIPVPKADADMAMDAAACIGCGACVAACPNASAMLFTAAKVGHLRMLPQGQPERHRRALSMEAQMEAEGFGGCTWHGECQEACPKGISVDWITRLYRDYITATVLQREESTASAAL is encoded by the coding sequence ATGAACCTGACACTCTTCGTGTGGCGGCAGGCGTCGGGCACGGCCGCGGGGCAGCTGGTGCGCTACGAGGCGCCCGACGTAAGTCCGGACATGTCGTTCCTCGAGATGCTCGACGTGGTCAACGAGCGCCTGACCGGGAAGGGCGAGCAGCCCATCGCCTTCGACCACGACTGCCGCGAGGGGATCTGCGGATCCTGCGGGCTGATGATCAACGGCGTGGCCCATGGGCCCATGAAGGGCACCGCCACCTGCCAGCTCCACATGCGGAGCTTCAAGGACGGGGACACCATCTACGTCGAGCCCTGGCGGGCGCGGGCGTTCCCGGTCCTCAAGGACCTGGTGGTGGACCGGAGCGCCTTCGACCGGATCGTCGCGGCGGGCGGCTTCGTCGGCGTCTCGACCGGCTCCGCGCCCGACGGCAATGCCATCCCGGTGCCCAAGGCCGACGCGGACATGGCGATGGATGCCGCCGCCTGCATCGGGTGCGGCGCCTGCGTCGCCGCGTGCCCCAACGCCTCCGCGATGCTCTTCACCGCCGCCAAGGTGGGGCACCTCCGCATGCTCCCCCAGGGCCAGCCGGAGCGCCACCGGCGCGCGCTCAGCATGGAGGCCCAGATGGAGGCGGAGGGCTTCGGCGGGTGCACCTGGCACGGCGAGTGCCAGGAGGCCTGCCCCAAGGGGATCTCGGTGGACTGGATCACCCGGCTCTATCGCGACTATATCACCGCCACGGTGCTGCAGCGCGAGGAATCCACCGCCTCCGCCGCCCTCTGA
- a CDS encoding Ig-like domain-containing protein, whose protein sequence is MGIDASVRPRVRLAGRRLVLGLATIAGLACGGGDTGGPRETGTIAPLSGDAQTATVGTTLQPYRVLVTDPQGQPRADAKVSWSLKSGGGVLAAGSSQTDASGIAEITSTLGTLAGAQAVQASIQGYSGSPVGFASTGTAGPPAGLTKLNGDNQTTSRAQAVLIPPTVLVTDAYGNGVGGVTIGWAVQAGGGSVGAPTSVSGPSGAAAIAWTLGATPGTNLLAATLPGDTTVTFAALGVAAFSVDGGGNNVSDRYTSDLWVADGYAYTGTWGFRGAFGNAVKIWQLDPGGAPVLTDSIITPGISTVSDLEVSPDGQWLVFTSEGGTNRGIHAYELTSPGVAVSRAALGNTNGLHTGTLAVIGGTLYAFAAQDPPGCALKIYDLSAAASGTISVASSTTIPDNYCIHDTFVRDGYAFVFAWDEGLYIYDVGNGSHGGSPANPVEISKTGSPSNLKFGGETHNGWWFHNPVSGEQKYLFIGEEGPGAVGSSSSGDIHVVDVSDFAHPVEVASFRLAGAGTHNFWVDEPDQRLYAAYYNGGVVALDISGVLAGNLSNRIVAQVRPGGSGNTYVWGVMLYGGSLYASDMISGLWQLGLP, encoded by the coding sequence ATGGGCATTGACGCGTCGGTGCGCCCGCGGGTGCGTCTCGCAGGGCGGCGGCTGGTCCTGGGATTGGCCACGATCGCGGGCCTGGCCTGCGGCGGGGGCGATACCGGTGGGCCACGCGAGACCGGGACCATCGCCCCCCTCTCCGGCGATGCCCAGACCGCCACGGTGGGGACCACCCTGCAGCCGTATCGGGTGCTGGTGACCGATCCGCAGGGCCAGCCCCGCGCGGACGCCAAGGTGAGCTGGAGCCTAAAAAGCGGAGGCGGCGTCCTGGCGGCCGGGAGCAGCCAGACCGACGCCTCCGGCATCGCCGAGATCACCAGCACCCTCGGCACCCTTGCCGGGGCGCAGGCCGTCCAGGCCTCGATCCAGGGGTACAGCGGTTCGCCGGTCGGGTTCGCGAGCACCGGGACCGCCGGGCCGCCCGCGGGCCTCACCAAGCTCAACGGCGACAACCAGACCACCTCACGCGCCCAGGCGGTGCTGATCCCACCCACGGTGCTGGTGACCGACGCGTACGGCAACGGGGTGGGAGGGGTGACCATCGGCTGGGCGGTGCAGGCCGGCGGCGGCAGCGTGGGCGCGCCGACCAGTGTCAGCGGCCCGAGCGGCGCCGCCGCCATCGCCTGGACCCTCGGCGCCACCCCGGGCACCAACCTGCTGGCCGCCACGCTCCCCGGGGACACCACGGTCACGTTTGCCGCGCTCGGCGTGGCGGCGTTCAGTGTCGACGGCGGCGGCAACAACGTCAGCGATCGGTACACCTCCGATCTCTGGGTGGCCGACGGCTATGCCTACACCGGCACCTGGGGCTTCCGCGGCGCCTTCGGCAACGCGGTGAAGATCTGGCAGCTCGATCCGGGCGGGGCCCCCGTGCTCACCGACTCGATCATTACCCCGGGCATCTCCACGGTCAGCGACCTGGAGGTCTCGCCCGACGGGCAGTGGCTGGTCTTCACCAGCGAGGGCGGCACCAATCGCGGCATCCACGCCTATGAACTCACCAGCCCGGGGGTGGCGGTGAGCCGGGCGGCCCTCGGGAACACCAACGGCCTGCACACCGGGACGTTGGCGGTGATCGGCGGGACCCTGTACGCCTTCGCCGCCCAGGACCCGCCGGGGTGCGCCCTCAAGATCTACGACCTTTCGGCCGCGGCGAGCGGCACCATTTCCGTGGCGAGCAGCACCACCATCCCTGACAACTACTGTATCCACGATACCTTCGTGCGCGACGGCTACGCGTTCGTGTTCGCCTGGGACGAGGGGCTGTACATCTACGACGTAGGGAACGGGTCCCACGGCGGCTCCCCGGCCAACCCGGTGGAAATCAGCAAGACCGGCAGCCCCTCCAACCTCAAGTTCGGCGGGGAGACCCACAACGGCTGGTGGTTCCACAACCCGGTCAGCGGCGAGCAGAAGTACCTCTTCATCGGCGAGGAGGGACCCGGCGCCGTCGGGAGTTCCTCCAGCGGGGATATCCACGTCGTGGACGTCTCGGACTTCGCCCACCCGGTGGAGGTGGCGTCGTTCCGGCTCGCCGGGGCAGGGACCCACAACTTCTGGGTGGACGAGCCCGATCAGCGGCTCTATGCGGCCTACTACAACGGCGGGGTGGTCGCCCTCGACATCTCTGGCGTGCTGGCGGGCAACCTGTCCAATCGCATCGTGGCCCAGGTGCGTCCCGGGGGGAGCGGGAACACCTACGTCTGGGGCGTGATGCTGTACGGCGGGTCCCTGTATGCCAGCGACATGATCTCGGGGCTCTGGCAACTCGGCCTGCCCTGA
- a CDS encoding beta-lactamase family protein, with the protein MPRPACLALPFALLCLPVQPLTAQTVPDSAWGAATAVFDRLLQVDSIVGGSLALVRDGRIIRRHDAGLQDRAARRPMGPGAILHWGSITKTLTAVAILGLRDRGLLSLDDPITRWVPELRQVHNPHGAMDAITLRMLLSHSSGLQNPTWPYRRYVAWEPFEPTRWEQLVSLMPYQEILFPPGSQYGYSNPAYIYLARVIEAVTGDPYQSYIYKNLWNPLGLTESSFGATPWHLREARSSNYTLVRDSAGVERVVDNGPEFDPGITIPNGGWNAPVTDLARWMAFLSGAAGADTALRRRFDTVLGRTTLEEMWRPVVPVGGGAEESMGLGFFLRRQGAVTLVGHTGEQAGFRSFLYFNPVTRLGVIGCVNTTNDARPGESGRAFRQAMLAAVSLLR; encoded by the coding sequence GTGCCCCGTCCGGCCTGCCTTGCGTTGCCGTTCGCCCTGCTGTGCTTGCCCGTCCAGCCCCTGACCGCCCAGACCGTCCCGGACAGCGCCTGGGGGGCCGCCACGGCGGTGTTCGACCGGCTGCTCCAGGTCGACAGCATCGTGGGCGGGAGCCTCGCCCTGGTGCGGGACGGCCGCATCATACGGCGGCACGACGCCGGGTTGCAGGACCGGGCGGCGCGGCGACCCATGGGGCCTGGGGCCATCCTCCACTGGGGATCGATCACCAAGACCCTCACCGCCGTGGCCATCCTCGGCCTCCGCGACCGCGGCCTGCTCTCCCTCGACGATCCGATCACCCGCTGGGTCCCCGAGTTGCGCCAGGTGCACAATCCCCATGGCGCGATGGACGCCATCACCCTGCGGATGCTGCTCTCGCACTCCTCCGGTCTCCAGAACCCCACCTGGCCGTACCGCCGCTACGTGGCGTGGGAGCCCTTCGAGCCCACCCGGTGGGAGCAGCTCGTGAGCCTGATGCCCTACCAGGAGATCCTGTTCCCGCCCGGTTCCCAGTACGGCTACAGCAACCCCGCCTACATCTACCTGGCCCGGGTCATCGAGGCGGTGACCGGCGATCCCTACCAGTCGTACATCTACAAGAACCTGTGGAATCCGCTGGGTCTCACCGAGAGCTCCTTCGGGGCGACGCCGTGGCACCTGCGCGAGGCCCGCTCCAGCAACTACACCCTGGTCCGGGACAGCGCCGGGGTGGAGCGGGTGGTGGACAATGGCCCCGAGTTCGACCCCGGGATCACTATCCCGAATGGGGGCTGGAACGCGCCGGTGACCGACCTGGCGCGGTGGATGGCCTTCCTGAGCGGCGCGGCGGGGGCCGACACCGCGCTCCGGCGCCGCTTCGACACGGTGCTCGGCCGGACCACCCTGGAGGAGATGTGGCGGCCGGTGGTCCCGGTCGGGGGCGGGGCCGAGGAATCGATGGGCCTGGGCTTCTTCCTGCGGCGGCAGGGAGCGGTCACGCTGGTGGGGCACACCGGCGAACAGGCGGGGTTTCGCTCCTTCCTGTACTTCAATCCGGTGACGCGGCTGGGCGTGATCGGCTGCGTCAACACCACAAACGACGCCCGCCCCGGGGAGTCGGGGCGGGCGTTCCGCCAGGCGATGCTGGCGGCGGTCAGCCTGCTGCGCTGA
- the nuoB gene encoding NADH-quinone oxidoreductase subunit NuoB, with the protein MGLTLPEGGAGTEVSTLSPNWVTTRLDVISNWGRANSLWPMPFGTACCAIEFMASAASRFDLARFGMERMSFSPRQADVLICAGRLPFKLAPVIRKIWDQMPQPKWAISMGACASSGGIFDTYTMVQGIDTIIPVDVYVPGCPPRPEGLIYGIQLLQKKIKGESFLDADLRTEQLLRPDGLFLPAERIDEVSEPFGNSVHQTRSA; encoded by the coding sequence ATGGGATTGACGCTGCCCGAGGGCGGGGCCGGGACGGAGGTTTCCACCCTCTCGCCCAACTGGGTGACCACCCGGCTGGACGTCATCAGCAACTGGGGCCGGGCCAACAGCCTGTGGCCGATGCCGTTCGGGACGGCCTGCTGCGCCATCGAGTTCATGGCCAGCGCGGCCAGCCGGTTCGACCTGGCCCGGTTCGGCATGGAACGGATGAGCTTCTCGCCCCGGCAGGCCGACGTCCTCATCTGTGCCGGCCGGCTCCCGTTCAAGCTGGCGCCGGTCATCCGCAAGATCTGGGACCAGATGCCGCAGCCCAAGTGGGCCATCTCGATGGGGGCCTGCGCCTCCTCGGGCGGCATCTTCGACACCTACACCATGGTGCAGGGCATCGACACCATCATCCCGGTCGATGTCTACGTGCCCGGCTGCCCGCCGCGCCCCGAGGGGCTGATCTACGGCATCCAGCTGCTCCAGAAGAAGATCAAGGGCGAGAGTTTCCTCGACGCTGACCTGCGCACCGAGCAGCTGCTGCGGCCCGATGGCCTGTTCCTGCCGGCCGAGCGCATCGACGAGGTGAGCGAGCCCTTCGGCAACAGCGTGCACCAGACGAGGTCCGCGTGA
- a CDS encoding NADH-quinone oxidoreductase subunit A: MLQAYIPVLLVLAFVSANAILILGLSHVLSSYRLTPVKLSPYESGMPVLGDARERFSVKFYLVAMLFIIFDIETVFMLPWAAAFHQFVELRGLLLAEMFVFVAILAVGYLYIWKRGALQWD; this comes from the coding sequence ATGCTGCAGGCCTACATCCCGGTGTTGCTGGTCTTGGCGTTCGTGAGCGCCAACGCCATCCTCATCCTCGGGCTGTCCCACGTCCTCTCGTCCTATCGCCTTACACCGGTCAAGCTCTCCCCCTACGAATCCGGCATGCCGGTCCTGGGGGATGCCCGCGAGCGGTTCAGCGTCAAGTTCTACCTGGTGGCGATGCTCTTCATCATCTTCGACATCGAGACCGTGTTCATGCTCCCGTGGGCGGCCGCCTTCCACCAGTTCGTGGAGCTCCGGGGCCTGCTGCTCGCCGAGATGTTCGTCTTCGTGGCGATCCTCGCGGTGGGCTACCTCTATATCTGGAAGCGCGGGGCCCTCCAATGGGATTGA
- a CDS encoding M1 family metallopeptidase — MRSLFFSVLVALPLAAQNPPPPPTPAAPGGPRPAAPAQRELRAAVADTGMFSPLVLPEANDLRRASGAPGRAYWQQRADYVIKATLDTAARRLSGHVTIRYANNSPDTLTRVWMQLDQNLFRKQSVGSYLNAQEGRFGGANFDGGFEITGMTAALESAPRPGRARSVARRLPVKTRVDDTMMEVLLPAPLAPGAVTVLDLGYAFNIPDHGADRMGRDGTLYELAQWYPRMCVYDDVHGWNTLQYLGQGEFYLEYGTFEYDVTLPAGYIVAGTGVLQNPLEVLTAAQRARLAAAVKSDTITRIITEAELASGAARPKKDGMLTWRFKAENVRDVAWAASPEYLWDASGWEGILAQAYYRPAAKATWQDAADMSRYSIQEYSTRWFRYPYPQISAVEGPVSGMEYPMVAMEANDDSKEGLYAVVTHEIGHMWYPMIVGSDERRYAWMDEGFNTFINIFSEEGYFKRDDTRRRQGEGMFVLMNDQAPTAQPVMTYANRYRTEGNLGALAYIKPAMGLYVLRNKVLGADVFDAALREYTRRWAFKHPQPADFFRTIEDVTGRDLDWFWRGWFFTTAALDQSVESVTPRGGQVQVVLRNVGQQVMPVELTLTFGDGTTQVFKYPVEIWYKGDRYTAVIPTDKPVTAAQVNADGQFPDVNPRNNGWKAPS; from the coding sequence ATGCGTTCGCTTTTCTTCTCAGTGCTCGTTGCCCTCCCGCTCGCCGCCCAGAACCCGCCGCCCCCCCCGACCCCTGCCGCGCCCGGCGGCCCCCGCCCCGCCGCCCCCGCCCAACGGGAGCTCCGGGCCGCCGTGGCCGACACCGGCATGTTCAGCCCGCTGGTGCTCCCCGAGGCGAACGACCTGCGCCGCGCGAGCGGGGCCCCGGGCCGCGCCTACTGGCAGCAGCGAGCGGACTACGTCATCAAGGCGACCCTGGACACTGCGGCGCGGCGGCTCAGCGGCCACGTCACCATCCGGTACGCCAACAACTCCCCGGACACGCTCACCCGGGTGTGGATGCAGCTGGACCAGAACCTGTTCCGGAAGCAGAGCGTCGGGTCGTACTTGAACGCGCAGGAGGGCCGCTTCGGCGGGGCCAACTTCGATGGCGGTTTCGAGATCACCGGCATGACGGCGGCCCTCGAGTCCGCGCCGCGGCCTGGCCGCGCCCGGTCCGTCGCCCGCCGGCTGCCGGTGAAGACCCGGGTGGACGACACCATGATGGAGGTGCTGCTCCCCGCGCCGCTCGCCCCTGGCGCGGTGACGGTCCTTGACCTGGGCTACGCCTTCAACATCCCCGACCACGGCGCCGACCGCATGGGCCGCGACGGCACCCTGTACGAGCTGGCGCAGTGGTACCCGCGGATGTGCGTCTACGATGACGTGCACGGCTGGAACACGCTCCAGTACCTGGGCCAGGGTGAGTTCTACCTCGAATACGGCACCTTCGAGTACGACGTGACGCTGCCGGCCGGCTACATCGTCGCCGGCACCGGGGTGCTCCAGAACCCCCTCGAGGTCCTGACCGCCGCCCAGCGCGCCCGGCTCGCCGCCGCGGTGAAGAGCGACACGATCACGCGCATCATCACCGAGGCGGAGCTGGCCTCGGGCGCGGCCCGCCCGAAGAAGGACGGGATGCTCACCTGGCGCTTCAAGGCCGAGAACGTGCGCGACGTGGCCTGGGCCGCGAGCCCGGAGTACCTGTGGGACGCCAGCGGCTGGGAGGGGATCCTGGCGCAGGCGTACTACCGCCCGGCCGCGAAGGCCACGTGGCAGGACGCGGCCGACATGAGCCGCTATTCCATCCAGGAGTACAGCACCCGCTGGTTCCGCTATCCCTACCCGCAGATCTCGGCGGTGGAGGGACCGGTGTCCGGCATGGAGTACCCCATGGTGGCCATGGAAGCCAACGACGACAGCAAGGAGGGGCTCTACGCCGTCGTGACCCACGAGATCGGGCACATGTGGTACCCGATGATCGTCGGCTCGGATGAGCGGCGCTACGCGTGGATGGATGAGGGGTTCAATACCTTCATCAACATCTTCTCCGAGGAAGGCTACTTCAAGCGCGACGACACCCGGCGCCGCCAGGGCGAGGGGATGTTCGTCCTGATGAACGACCAGGCCCCCACCGCCCAGCCGGTCATGACCTACGCCAACCGCTACCGCACCGAGGGCAACCTCGGCGCGCTGGCGTACATCAAGCCGGCCATGGGGCTCTACGTGCTGCGCAACAAGGTGCTCGGGGCGGACGTGTTCGACGCCGCGCTCCGGGAGTACACCCGCCGCTGGGCCTTCAAGCACCCGCAGCCGGCCGACTTCTTCCGCACCATCGAGGACGTCACCGGCCGCGACCTCGACTGGTTCTGGCGCGGCTGGTTCTTCACCACCGCCGCGCTCGACCAGTCAGTCGAATCGGTCACGCCCCGGGGCGGCCAGGTACAGGTGGTGCTGCGGAACGTCGGTCAGCAGGTGATGCCGGTAGAGCTCACCCTCACCTTCGGCGACGGGACCACCCAGGTCTTCAAGTACCCGGTGGAGATCTGGTACAAGGGCGACCGGTACACGGCGGTGATCCCGACCGACAAGCCGGTTACCGCGGCCCAGGTGAATGCCGACGGCCAGTTCCCCGACGTGAACCCGCGGAACAACGGCTGGAAGGCGCCGAGCTGA
- a CDS encoding NAD(P)H-dependent oxidoreductase subunit E encodes MSTAHAAGESHEPVFVGPTRAKLEALFPKYPTRQACLLPALWLVQEARGWISDGAIHEVAAELGVTPAYVKGVVTFYTMYHTHPVGRHFIQVCTTSPCNICGAEDVTRAFLKHTGCHELGATSADGRFTVIEVECLGACGFATPVLIDDDFIESVTPERVPGILQGYK; translated from the coding sequence ATGAGCACGGCGCACGCCGCCGGCGAGAGCCACGAGCCGGTGTTCGTCGGCCCCACCCGGGCGAAACTCGAGGCGCTGTTCCCGAAGTACCCCACCCGGCAGGCCTGCCTGCTGCCGGCGCTCTGGCTGGTGCAGGAGGCCCGCGGCTGGATCTCCGACGGCGCCATCCACGAGGTCGCCGCCGAGTTGGGGGTGACCCCGGCGTACGTGAAGGGCGTGGTGACGTTTTACACCATGTACCACACCCACCCGGTGGGGCGGCACTTCATCCAGGTCTGCACCACCTCGCCCTGCAACATCTGCGGCGCGGAGGACGTGACCCGGGCGTTCCTCAAGCACACCGGCTGCCACGAACTCGGCGCCACCAGCGCCGACGGCCGCTTCACGGTGATCGAGGTGGAGTGCCTCGGCGCCTGCGGCTTCGCGACGCCGGTGCTGATCGATGACGACTTCATCGAGTCCGTCACCCCGGAGCGCGTGCCGGGCATCCTGCAGGGGTACAAGTAA
- a CDS encoding dCTP deaminase, translating to MTIKSDRWIRRMAKETGMIEPFTEAQVRQADAAGRRVISYGLSSYGYDMRVAPEFKIFTNALSAIVDPKEFDSKSFVEFEGDICIVPPNSFALARSVEYFRIPRNVLTICVGKSTYARCGIITNVTPFEPEWEGHVTLEISNTTPLPAKIYANEGICQVLFFEAAPDDICETSYKDKAGKYQRQTGVTLPRL from the coding sequence ATGACCATCAAGTCCGACCGCTGGATCCGCCGCATGGCGAAGGAAACCGGGATGATCGAGCCGTTCACCGAGGCCCAGGTCCGCCAGGCCGACGCGGCGGGCCGGCGGGTCATCTCCTACGGCCTCTCGTCCTACGGCTACGACATGCGGGTGGCCCCCGAGTTCAAGATCTTTACCAACGCCCTCTCGGCGATCGTGGACCCCAAGGAATTCGACAGCAAGAGCTTCGTGGAGTTCGAGGGCGACATCTGCATCGTGCCCCCGAACAGCTTCGCCCTGGCCCGCTCGGTCGAGTACTTCCGGATCCCGCGTAACGTGCTGACCATCTGTGTGGGAAAGTCCACCTACGCCCGCTGCGGGATCATCACCAACGTGACCCCCTTCGAGCCGGAGTGGGAAGGTCATGTGACACTGGAGATCAGCAACACAACTCCCCTGCCGGCCAAGATTTACGCCAACGAGGGGATCTGTCAGGTGCTGTTCTTCGAGGCCGCCCCGGACGATATCTGCGAGACCAGCTACAAGGACAAGGCGGGCAAGTACCAGCGCCAGACCGGCGTGACCCTGCCGCGACTATAA